The following coding sequences lie in one Chelatococcus sp. YT9 genomic window:
- a CDS encoding ABC transporter permease yields MSAATPAIASAPARRHGFLGAVLRTPSGMIGVALLAIVSLIAVFAPLIAPYDPNMQFSGFRLSPPGTAGHWLGTDELSRDILSRVIYGTRVSLLVGFFSVSAGAAIGIALGIIAGMTREWIDTLLMRACDILLAYPGILLGIIAVAILGPGLSQVCIAVAFVNIPIFARLTRGAVLRERELEYVKAAIVGGAGPAHIMMRHILPNSVGVVVTQISAAAGHAILLEASLSFIGLGIQPPTASWGSMLSKSREHLATAPLYAIVPGVLLLVLVLGLNFFSDAMQRALNPASTKR; encoded by the coding sequence ATGAGCGCAGCAACCCCCGCTATCGCCAGCGCCCCTGCGCGACGGCACGGCTTCCTCGGCGCAGTCCTCCGCACGCCAAGCGGCATGATCGGCGTGGCCCTGCTCGCCATCGTTAGCTTGATCGCCGTCTTCGCACCGCTGATCGCACCCTACGATCCCAATATGCAGTTCTCAGGATTTCGGCTTTCGCCACCTGGAACCGCGGGGCATTGGCTTGGAACGGACGAACTGTCGCGCGACATACTCAGCCGCGTGATCTATGGCACGCGGGTCTCGCTCCTCGTGGGCTTTTTCAGCGTCTCCGCGGGCGCAGCGATTGGTATCGCGCTGGGCATCATAGCAGGGATGACCAGAGAATGGATTGATACCCTTCTCATGCGCGCGTGCGACATCCTGCTGGCTTATCCCGGGATTCTGCTCGGGATCATCGCCGTCGCGATCCTCGGTCCGGGCCTATCGCAGGTCTGCATCGCGGTCGCATTCGTCAATATCCCCATATTTGCGCGATTGACGCGGGGGGCGGTGTTGCGGGAACGAGAGCTGGAATATGTAAAAGCTGCGATCGTCGGCGGTGCGGGCCCCGCTCACATCATGATGCGCCACATCCTGCCGAACAGCGTCGGCGTAGTTGTGACGCAGATCTCCGCTGCGGCGGGACATGCCATCCTGCTTGAGGCATCGCTGTCCTTCATAGGGTTGGGCATCCAGCCGCCGACTGCCTCCTGGGGCTCGATGCTGAGCAAGAGCCGTGAACACCTTGCGACGGCGCCACTCTATGCCATCGTGCCAGGCGTGCTGCTGCTGGTTCTAGTACTCGGGCTGAATTTCTTCAGCGATGCCATGCAACGCGCGCTGAATCCAGCAAGCACCAAACGATAG
- a CDS encoding fumarylacetoacetate hydrolase family protein yields MRLATILRDGKARLAAYRGQDLIDLSEAGSGLPASMLAFVEGGDAARASVVAALDKAPSSALVDPEHITFLPVLPRPGKILCVGLNYADHSAESGFKQPDYPTLFGRFATTLIGHRAPMIRPNLSDQLDYEGEIAAVIGRRAKHVPKARALDYIVGYSVFNEGSVREYQFKAPQWTVGKNFDGTGAFGPALVTADELPPGATGLKLETRLNGKTVQSASTDSMVFDVASLVAIISEAITLEPGDVIVTGTPAGVGVARKPPLFMKPGDVCEVEVEGVGLLLNPIAQENDVRAAA; encoded by the coding sequence ATGCGTCTCGCCACCATTCTTCGCGACGGCAAGGCCCGGCTTGCGGCCTATCGCGGTCAAGACCTCATCGATCTCTCGGAAGCTGGTTCCGGCCTGCCTGCGTCCATGCTCGCCTTCGTCGAAGGTGGAGATGCGGCTCGCGCTTCCGTCGTCGCCGCGCTCGATAAGGCGCCTTCATCGGCGCTGGTTGATCCGGAACACATCACCTTTTTGCCGGTGCTGCCACGGCCGGGGAAGATCCTCTGCGTTGGCCTGAACTATGCAGACCATTCGGCGGAAAGCGGATTCAAGCAGCCGGATTATCCGACGCTGTTCGGCCGCTTCGCGACAACGCTGATCGGCCATCGCGCCCCGATGATCCGCCCCAATCTCTCCGACCAGCTCGATTACGAGGGCGAGATCGCGGCGGTAATCGGCCGGCGCGCCAAGCATGTGCCGAAGGCCAGAGCGCTCGATTATATCGTAGGCTATTCGGTCTTCAACGAAGGCTCGGTCCGCGAATACCAGTTCAAGGCTCCGCAATGGACCGTCGGCAAGAATTTCGACGGCACCGGTGCTTTCGGGCCGGCGCTCGTCACGGCCGACGAATTACCCCCGGGCGCCACAGGGCTGAAGCTCGAGACCCGCCTCAACGGAAAGACCGTGCAGAGCGCCTCGACCGACAGCATGGTCTTCGACGTCGCGAGCCTTGTCGCCATCATCAGCGAGGCAATTACGCTGGAGCCGGGTGACGTCATCGTCACCGGCACGCCGGCCGGCGTCGGCGTCGCGCGTAAGCCGCCGCTCTTCATGAAGCCGGGGGATGTCTGCGAGGTGGAGGTCGAGGGTGTCGGCCTGCTGCTCAATCCCATTGCCCAGGAAAATGACGTGCGAGCCGCCGCCTGA
- a CDS encoding LysR substrate-binding domain-containing protein, with protein sequence MKLHHFEEVVAIADRGSVRAASRHLRVAQPALTRSLALLERELGAPLFERRARGVVATPFGQAFIARARSILAEIRRTREEMEQLRGTGTGTVTVGLSIAAHLALLPSSLRPFRQRYPNIKLHIIEGFYPTLETRLRDGSVDFYIGPEGGAQAVPELGLEVLFENRRIVLCRTGHPLAGANSLRDLVGQDWVTTSITADDSAEIDAFFARYNLPAPHLAVRSQSALTLLTCLANSDLLAMVPSQWQDFEMTGHALTTIKIKEELTAPALVVVRRADLPLTPAALHFLDLMRRAASRLETAERRRLPAAAAISS encoded by the coding sequence GTGAAGCTTCATCACTTCGAGGAAGTCGTCGCGATCGCCGATCGCGGCAGCGTACGGGCCGCCTCACGCCATCTGCGGGTGGCGCAGCCTGCGCTCACGCGGAGCCTCGCGCTGCTCGAGCGGGAGCTGGGCGCACCCTTGTTCGAGCGACGTGCCCGTGGCGTGGTGGCCACCCCATTCGGCCAAGCCTTCATTGCCCGTGCACGCTCGATCCTGGCGGAGATCCGACGAACGCGCGAGGAGATGGAGCAGTTGCGCGGTACCGGCACCGGCACCGTGACGGTCGGCCTGTCGATCGCCGCACATCTGGCGCTGCTGCCGTCCAGCCTGCGGCCCTTTCGGCAGCGCTACCCGAACATCAAGCTCCATATCATCGAGGGTTTCTATCCGACGCTCGAAACGCGCTTGCGGGACGGCTCGGTCGATTTTTACATTGGTCCGGAGGGTGGGGCCCAGGCGGTGCCGGAGCTCGGCCTCGAGGTGCTGTTTGAGAACCGCCGCATCGTGCTCTGTCGGACCGGACATCCGCTGGCGGGCGCGAACTCCTTGCGCGATCTCGTCGGGCAGGACTGGGTGACAACCTCGATCACCGCCGATGACAGTGCCGAGATCGATGCATTTTTCGCCCGCTACAACTTGCCGGCACCGCATCTGGCGGTGCGCAGCCAATCCGCACTCACCCTGCTGACATGCCTCGCCAACAGCGACCTCCTGGCGATGGTGCCGAGCCAATGGCAGGATTTCGAGATGACCGGGCACGCTCTGACCACTATCAAGATTAAGGAAGAACTGACCGCGCCGGCGCTCGTCGTGGTGCGCCGAGCCGACCTGCCGCTGACCCCGGCGGCGCTCCATTTCCTCGACTTGATGCGGCGGGCCGCGTCACGGCTCGAAACGGCCGAGCGACGAAGACTGCCGGCAGCGGCGGCCATATCAAGCTAG
- a CDS encoding NAD(P)-dependent oxidoreductase yields the protein MYTIGITRDFLNVRDEFAWGDIGLSRIEQHGGMRWAMVATDQPERTPDALGEFDALLVLRQRIDADLLAAAPRLRHVSRWGAGLDRIDLDACTRAGVIVTSTPFGGKRPVAAAAITLMLALTHRLLQKDRLVRDGKWDQRADHMGMGLTGRTIGIVGLGHIGRDIAHLLSPFAVRTVAYSPRASREQASDLGVTLVALDELLASSDVVIVAAALTPATHGLLSAEKLAQMKPSAYIVNVARGEIIDQAALAACLAAGRIAGAGLDVFQDEPLPTSSPLIGLDNVILAPHALAWTDEIIAGNAVDAIGSLVKVCDGQRPDFIANPAVLDHPRLRELLR from the coding sequence ATGTACACGATCGGTATCACGCGTGATTTCCTCAACGTTCGCGATGAATTCGCATGGGGCGACATCGGCCTGTCCCGGATAGAGCAACATGGCGGCATGCGCTGGGCGATGGTCGCGACAGACCAGCCGGAGCGGACACCGGATGCCTTGGGGGAGTTCGACGCTCTGCTCGTCCTAAGGCAACGCATCGACGCGGACCTATTGGCGGCAGCGCCCCGGTTGCGGCACGTCAGCCGGTGGGGAGCGGGGCTTGACCGCATCGATCTCGACGCCTGCACGCGGGCGGGCGTCATCGTCACCAGCACGCCGTTCGGCGGCAAACGCCCTGTCGCCGCCGCCGCAATAACGCTGATGCTGGCCCTGACCCACCGCCTCCTCCAAAAGGATCGGCTGGTACGTGATGGGAAATGGGATCAGCGTGCCGACCATATGGGGATGGGCTTGACGGGCCGCACGATAGGTATTGTGGGCCTCGGCCATATCGGACGTGACATCGCTCATCTGCTGTCGCCGTTCGCGGTGAGGACGGTCGCCTACAGTCCACGGGCCTCGCGGGAACAGGCTTCGGATCTGGGCGTCACGCTCGTTGCCCTGGACGAGCTGTTGGCAAGTTCCGACGTGGTGATCGTCGCGGCCGCGCTGACACCGGCGACCCATGGTCTCCTCTCCGCGGAGAAGCTCGCTCAGATGAAGCCTTCGGCCTACATCGTGAATGTGGCGCGTGGAGAAATCATCGATCAGGCAGCGCTGGCTGCTTGCCTGGCGGCCGGACGGATCGCCGGAGCCGGCCTCGACGTGTTCCAGGACGAGCCGCTCCCAACCTCGAGCCCCTTGATCGGGCTCGATAACGTCATACTGGCGCCGCATGCTCTTGCATGGACCGATGAGATCATCGCGGGTAACGCGGTCGACGCCATCGGCTCCCTTGTGAAGGTCTGCGATGGTCAGCGCCCGGATTTCATTGCCAATCCGGCGGTGCTCGACCATCCGCGTTTGCGCGAGCTGCTGCGATGA
- a CDS encoding GntR family transcriptional regulator, whose product MQIDKNAVLSKLRSDIVAGEFESGARLRIDELATRYGVSPMPIREALHHLNGEGLIVITHNRGARVRHIDARLVENLFDIRISLETMLTRRGAERRTSQDVKAMIAEQERFEGFIAAGDNIAVLQSNRAFHKIIHEAADNEEALSLADRHWFLVATLWQRFGYRQERFAGVISDHRQLIAAVETRDGAAAAAIMQAHVIKAKLELLAILREQEKSA is encoded by the coding sequence ATGCAGATCGATAAGAACGCCGTCCTCAGTAAGCTGCGCAGCGACATCGTCGCCGGCGAATTCGAATCCGGCGCGCGGTTGCGGATCGACGAGTTGGCGACACGTTATGGCGTCAGCCCAATGCCGATCCGGGAAGCTCTGCATCACCTCAATGGTGAGGGGCTGATCGTCATCACTCACAATCGCGGAGCGCGTGTCCGGCACATCGACGCGCGGCTGGTGGAGAACCTGTTCGATATCCGGATCTCGCTGGAGACGATGCTCACAAGGCGTGGGGCTGAGCGGCGTACAAGCCAGGACGTCAAGGCGATGATCGCCGAGCAGGAACGCTTTGAGGGTTTTATCGCGGCAGGTGACAACATCGCGGTCCTGCAATCAAATCGCGCATTTCACAAGATTATCCACGAGGCGGCCGACAATGAGGAAGCGCTGTCGCTGGCGGATCGCCACTGGTTCCTTGTCGCAACCCTTTGGCAGCGTTTCGGCTATCGGCAGGAGCGCTTCGCCGGCGTGATCAGCGACCACCGGCAGTTGATTGCCGCTGTCGAGACGCGCGACGGCGCCGCAGCCGCCGCCATCATGCAGGCCCACGTCATCAAGGCGAAGCTGGAACTCCTGGCCATTCTGCGCGAGCAGGAAAAGAGCGCGTGA
- a CDS encoding VOC family protein: MDIIKPAFHHVTFKTSRLAEMVAWYGRVVGATPNFQDANNAWTTNDEANHRVAFLSAPGLGDDPNKRNHNGMHHSAFEYESFDDLMSSYARLRDEGILPAFCLDHGMTISIYYRDPEDNFVELQCDSYGDWKQSSEWMRTSEDFRTNPIGTFFDPERVYQAHEGGADFETLHVGMRRGDFQPTGAPPDIGLPA, encoded by the coding sequence ATGGACATCATCAAGCCCGCCTTTCATCACGTCACGTTCAAGACCAGCCGGCTCGCGGAAATGGTTGCCTGGTATGGACGAGTAGTTGGCGCCACGCCGAATTTCCAGGACGCGAACAACGCCTGGACGACGAATGACGAGGCCAATCATAGGGTAGCCTTCCTGTCGGCGCCCGGGCTCGGTGACGACCCCAACAAGCGCAACCATAACGGCATGCACCACAGCGCCTTCGAGTATGAGAGCTTCGACGACCTGATGTCGTCCTATGCGAGGCTGCGCGACGAGGGCATCCTGCCGGCGTTCTGCCTCGACCATGGCATGACCATCTCGATCTATTATCGCGATCCCGAAGACAATTTCGTCGAGCTGCAATGCGACAGCTATGGCGACTGGAAACAGTCCAGCGAGTGGATGCGGACATCCGAGGACTTCAGGACCAATCCGATCGGGACCTTTTTCGACCCCGAGCGCGTCTACCAAGCTCATGAGGGCGGGGCGGACTTCGAAACCCTGCATGTCGGGATGCGCAGGGGCGATTTCCAGCCGACGGGCGCACCTCCCGATATCGGGCTCCCAGCCTGA
- a CDS encoding enolase C-terminal domain-like protein, giving the protein MSGSFVTSYRVDTISASDRSTWIFVTLALANGAHGIGEATLDHREGVVVARLEALASTLVREKVAAEDAAGILPAIDGDLATAAAIAAIDQALADALARAAGLSLADFIGGELRQEVGLYANVNRGTRDRSPAGFASGASLAKAAGFDAIKIAPFDEVQPRAPAAQSMKEGLARIAAVRDVLGQDGRLMIDCHWRFDERTAGMMIDACRGFNPYWIECPLPENGSQMAAIAALRRQANRNGILLAGGENAIGLDGIEAFLAADAYDVIMPDVKYVGGPRTMLEAAARLRQAGITFSPHNPSGPVAYAASLEVCAAAPTVDLLEYQFAETPLFDTMVFGAIPAIRGGVAHLSAMRQGIGLELRPS; this is encoded by the coding sequence ATGAGCGGCTCGTTCGTAACGTCCTACAGAGTCGACACGATCTCCGCGTCCGACAGGTCCACGTGGATCTTCGTAACGCTCGCACTGGCGAATGGCGCGCACGGGATCGGCGAAGCGACCCTGGACCATCGCGAGGGCGTCGTCGTCGCGCGTCTCGAGGCCCTTGCGAGCACGCTTGTCCGCGAGAAAGTTGCTGCCGAGGACGCCGCTGGCATTCTTCCAGCCATCGACGGCGATCTTGCAACGGCCGCCGCAATCGCGGCAATCGATCAGGCCTTGGCTGATGCCCTGGCGCGGGCCGCCGGCCTATCCCTCGCCGATTTCATCGGCGGGGAGTTGCGTCAGGAGGTCGGGCTGTACGCCAACGTCAACCGGGGCACCCGCGACCGCAGCCCGGCTGGCTTTGCCTCCGGCGCATCTCTGGCGAAAGCCGCTGGGTTCGATGCGATCAAGATCGCGCCCTTCGACGAGGTACAGCCAAGGGCGCCCGCTGCGCAAAGCATGAAGGAGGGACTGGCGCGTATAGCCGCAGTTCGTGATGTCCTGGGACAAGACGGGCGCCTGATGATCGACTGCCACTGGCGGTTTGATGAGCGCACGGCTGGGATGATGATCGATGCCTGCCGGGGCTTCAACCCGTATTGGATCGAATGTCCCCTTCCTGAGAACGGCAGCCAGATGGCCGCGATCGCGGCACTGCGGCGTCAGGCCAACCGGAACGGCATATTGCTGGCGGGTGGCGAGAATGCGATCGGCCTCGATGGGATCGAAGCTTTCCTGGCCGCAGACGCCTATGACGTCATCATGCCCGACGTGAAATATGTTGGCGGCCCCCGAACCATGCTGGAGGCAGCCGCTCGCTTGCGACAGGCAGGGATCACCTTTTCGCCGCATAATCCCAGCGGGCCAGTCGCCTATGCCGCCAGTCTCGAGGTCTGCGCGGCTGCTCCAACGGTCGACTTGCTTGAGTATCAGTTCGCGGAAACACCGTTGTTCGACACGATGGTCTTTGGCGCAATACCCGCCATACGCGGAGGCGTCGCTCATCTTTCTGCCATGCGGCAAGGTATTGGGTTAGAACTACGACCCTCTTAG
- a CDS encoding ABC transporter permease encodes MLTYLVRRIMQWIPVLLVSSVIVFAVVRALPGDPADVIAGPDALPEVVEQIRLEYGLDRSLPEQYFSWLGQIVRGNFGESYIYHRENSELIFSRIPYSMLIAISALVIALLIGIPTGLAAGLNQGKTADWVASAASAFSIATPDFWFGILMILVFSVSLGWLPPGGFISGFDSPSGFALALILPSLTLALHGTAVLTRFTRNAVIEILGEDYVRTAYAKGLAGRAVVVRHVLRNSLIPVITMTGIMLGRMLGGAVVIESVFAWPGVGRLLVQSIINRDYGVVQGILVLLVLFFLVLNLVVDLIYGAVDPRIRLVRETAR; translated from the coding sequence ATGCTGACCTACCTGGTCAGGCGTATCATGCAATGGATACCGGTCCTGCTTGTATCGAGCGTCATCGTCTTTGCCGTGGTACGCGCCCTTCCTGGTGATCCGGCTGATGTGATCGCCGGTCCCGACGCGCTGCCGGAAGTGGTTGAACAAATCCGGCTTGAATACGGGTTGGATCGTTCTTTGCCTGAACAGTATTTCTCATGGCTCGGCCAGATCGTTCGCGGCAACTTTGGGGAATCTTACATCTATCATCGTGAAAACAGCGAGCTGATCTTCAGCCGTATTCCCTATTCGATGCTCATCGCGATTTCAGCACTGGTCATCGCGCTCCTCATTGGCATTCCGACGGGTCTTGCCGCCGGGTTGAACCAGGGAAAGACGGCGGATTGGGTAGCGTCCGCCGCATCGGCGTTCTCGATCGCGACGCCAGATTTCTGGTTCGGCATTCTCATGATCCTGGTGTTTTCAGTCAGTCTCGGCTGGCTGCCGCCCGGCGGTTTCATCAGCGGGTTCGATTCACCATCCGGATTTGCGCTGGCGCTTATCCTGCCCAGCCTCACGCTCGCTCTCCATGGCACCGCCGTGCTCACCCGCTTCACACGCAACGCTGTAATCGAGATTCTGGGGGAGGACTATGTGCGTACGGCCTATGCCAAAGGCCTTGCGGGGCGAGCCGTCGTCGTGCGTCATGTGCTGCGCAATTCCTTGATCCCCGTCATCACCATGACGGGGATCATGCTCGGCCGCATGCTGGGCGGCGCGGTCGTGATCGAATCCGTCTTCGCCTGGCCGGGTGTCGGACGATTGCTCGTGCAATCGATCATCAACCGCGACTACGGCGTCGTGCAGGGCATCCTGGTCCTCCTTGTCCTATTCTTTCTTGTGCTCAATCTCGTTGTCGATCTCATCTACGGTGCGGTCGATCCGCGAATCCGGCTGGTGCGGGAGACCGCCCGATGA
- a CDS encoding ABC transporter substrate-binding protein yields the protein MSRYSINNILKASAFIAPIALVPMLGTPAIAAGKSTLTIGQNADLASLDPTELRLGTYVSTHLLYNTLIRLDKEGHPQPELAKSWARSDDGRKLTLKLADNVKFHDGRQMTSKDVAFSLNYAKTPAVGANILPLAQMIETIETPDDQTVVLGLNGGTDAVFDLLDLAFIVDSENPKRIKTSGNGTGPFKLTNFEPGQNAVFARNDAYWRAKPALEKVEIKIIPDPQSAIAQLRAGTVDFLPSLNREGVEQLAKSEFKTGVAAPEGRVLDIGLNVKAPVLDKPEVRQAISMAVDRARIAKDVVGPEAMVKCLPWAARNTREATGLADSCTYDLAKAKALIEKAGASGAEIELLSYSQAEPALGATAQILQNSFREIGLTTNIVEMSEAAFVARFRRSNFQATTHFYVRAGRNPAAILLTAVPFRAKGNVAGVASKQYQDDVTLVTTAPPGEATDAAWKRINTFLLSENWVLPVSTLPVQWASSPNLKGVTFNLDGMPIFETATFE from the coding sequence TTGTCACGCTACTCAATCAACAATATTCTGAAGGCGTCAGCTTTCATTGCGCCTATCGCGTTGGTTCCGATGCTGGGGACACCGGCGATTGCGGCGGGGAAATCAACGTTGACGATTGGGCAGAACGCGGATCTTGCCTCACTTGATCCGACGGAGCTGCGGCTCGGTACCTATGTGTCAACCCATCTGCTTTACAATACGCTGATCCGTCTGGATAAGGAGGGCCATCCCCAACCGGAGCTGGCCAAGTCGTGGGCGCGGTCGGATGACGGGCGGAAGCTCACTCTCAAGCTGGCCGACAACGTCAAGTTCCATGACGGCCGGCAGATGACGTCGAAGGACGTGGCGTTCAGTCTCAACTACGCCAAGACCCCCGCGGTCGGTGCCAATATCCTGCCCTTGGCGCAGATGATCGAAACGATCGAGACACCGGATGACCAGACCGTCGTTCTTGGCCTCAACGGTGGGACGGATGCCGTCTTCGACCTTCTCGATCTTGCTTTCATCGTCGATTCAGAAAACCCAAAGCGGATCAAGACGAGCGGCAACGGAACCGGACCCTTCAAGCTCACGAATTTCGAACCCGGCCAGAATGCGGTCTTCGCGCGTAACGATGCCTACTGGCGTGCCAAGCCCGCACTCGAGAAGGTCGAGATCAAGATTATTCCCGATCCGCAATCTGCGATCGCGCAACTGCGGGCCGGAACGGTCGACTTCCTGCCCTCCCTGAACCGCGAGGGCGTCGAGCAACTGGCCAAATCAGAGTTCAAGACCGGTGTGGCCGCACCCGAAGGGCGGGTGCTCGATATCGGGCTCAATGTCAAAGCGCCGGTCCTGGACAAGCCGGAGGTCCGGCAGGCGATCAGCATGGCTGTCGATCGCGCGCGCATCGCGAAGGACGTGGTCGGCCCGGAAGCCATGGTCAAATGCCTGCCTTGGGCCGCACGCAACACGCGCGAGGCGACCGGCCTCGCGGACAGCTGCACCTACGATCTGGCCAAAGCGAAAGCGCTGATAGAGAAGGCTGGCGCAAGCGGCGCCGAGATCGAACTCCTCTCCTACAGCCAGGCTGAGCCCGCGCTCGGCGCTACCGCGCAAATCCTGCAGAATTCATTCCGGGAGATTGGCCTCACCACCAACATCGTCGAAATGTCGGAGGCTGCCTTCGTGGCGCGCTTCCGCCGAAGTAACTTCCAGGCGACCACGCATTTCTATGTGCGCGCCGGGCGCAATCCGGCGGCTATTCTCCTCACTGCAGTTCCCTTCCGCGCGAAAGGAAATGTAGCCGGTGTTGCTTCCAAACAGTATCAGGATGACGTCACGTTGGTGACAACCGCGCCGCCGGGCGAGGCAACGGACGCGGCATGGAAACGGATCAACACGTTTCTGCTGAGCGAGAACTGGGTGCTGCCGGTCTCCACACTGCCCGTGCAATGGGCGTCGTCGCCGAACCTTAAGGGCGTGACCTTTAATCTTGACGGCATGCCGATCTTCGAGACCGCCACGTTCGAATAG
- a CDS encoding nuclear transport factor 2 family protein yields the protein MTSQLTLEDRAAIEDLIQRHAWLIDHGESDRIGELFTQDATLYGVGPDKIGRAAIAAWGAERAAMRDRRSRHVQSNILLEPVAPDAARGCVVLTLYRHDGPGLGSAAPFLVCEYADRYRKEPDGAWRFAERRLSVLFGEA from the coding sequence ATGACGTCCCAACTCACTCTCGAAGATCGCGCGGCGATCGAGGATCTGATCCAGCGCCATGCCTGGCTGATCGACCATGGCGAGTCTGATCGCATCGGCGAGCTCTTCACGCAGGATGCGACGCTCTATGGGGTGGGCCCGGACAAGATCGGGCGGGCTGCGATCGCCGCCTGGGGTGCGGAGCGCGCGGCGATGCGCGATCGCCGTTCGCGCCATGTCCAGAGCAATATCCTGCTCGAGCCGGTCGCGCCGGATGCCGCTCGCGGCTGCGTCGTGCTGACACTCTATCGCCATGACGGGCCGGGCCTGGGCTCGGCTGCGCCTTTCCTGGTTTGCGAATACGCCGACCGGTACCGCAAGGAGCCTGACGGAGCCTGGCGCTTCGCGGAGCGGCGCCTCTCCGTGCTCTTCGGCGAAGCCTGA
- a CDS encoding mandelate racemase/muconate lactonizing enzyme family protein yields the protein MPVDTRIRLRSVAVHLFRAPVEPPMRTVFGEVRSRPALVLVATDEAGQTGYGEIWCNFPPMAAEYRLDLANALLPALVTGQVFRNPAHVTAELTRRLHTLALQAGEDGPLAQIISGLDMALWDLLARRAGCPMHRLIAGKREGTGPITVPVYASSIPPEEPMKLAGPAASGGHTAFKLRVGFGADRDLTNVEQLRRELGDDARLMIDANQSWTTAQATAMAAAFAPARIDWLEEPVPADRPIDEWHDIARHGGIPLAGGENVRGLERFMTMITEAQVAVVQPDVGKWGGISGALVVGRAARSAGLRFCPHWLAGGLGLAASLQVQAALGGEDLVELDANPNPLRQALCDPQLKHGRVILDDAPGLGPDDPIAALSSAAT from the coding sequence ATGCCGGTCGATACCCGCATCCGCCTCCGATCCGTTGCGGTCCATCTGTTTCGCGCCCCAGTCGAGCCGCCGATGCGCACGGTTTTCGGCGAGGTACGGAGCAGGCCGGCCCTCGTGCTGGTCGCTACTGACGAGGCCGGGCAAACTGGCTATGGCGAGATCTGGTGCAACTTTCCGCCGATGGCGGCCGAATACCGGCTTGATCTCGCCAATGCATTGCTTCCGGCCTTGGTCACCGGACAGGTATTCCGCAATCCCGCTCATGTCACTGCCGAACTCACGCGCCGGCTGCACACTCTGGCGCTCCAGGCGGGGGAGGACGGGCCACTCGCGCAGATCATCTCCGGTCTCGATATGGCGCTTTGGGACCTCCTGGCGCGCCGCGCCGGCTGTCCGATGCATCGCCTTATCGCCGGCAAGCGCGAGGGCACGGGTCCCATCACGGTGCCGGTTTACGCGAGTTCCATCCCGCCGGAAGAGCCGATGAAACTAGCAGGCCCCGCAGCCAGCGGCGGACACACCGCGTTTAAATTGCGTGTCGGCTTCGGGGCGGACAGGGATCTGACGAATGTCGAACAGCTCCGCCGTGAACTCGGAGACGACGCACGCCTGATGATCGACGCCAACCAGAGCTGGACCACGGCGCAGGCCACCGCCATGGCCGCCGCTTTCGCGCCCGCCCGCATCGACTGGCTTGAGGAGCCAGTGCCTGCCGATCGGCCTATAGATGAGTGGCACGACATCGCGCGGCATGGCGGCATTCCCCTCGCCGGTGGTGAGAACGTCCGGGGTCTCGAGCGCTTCATGACGATGATCACCGAGGCACAGGTTGCTGTGGTTCAGCCCGACGTCGGCAAATGGGGTGGCATCTCGGGCGCCCTCGTCGTAGGACGCGCAGCTCGGTCCGCGGGCCTGCGTTTTTGCCCGCATTGGCTTGCCGGAGGGCTTGGCCTCGCCGCAAGCCTACAGGTTCAGGCGGCGCTGGGCGGCGAGGATCTCGTCGAGCTTGACGCCAATCCTAATCCACTTCGTCAGGCGCTTTGTGATCCGCAACTGAAACATGGCCGCGTTATATTGGATGATGCGCCTGGTCTTGGGCCGGATGATCCGATAGCGGCACTTTCATCTGCGGCGACATGA